One window of Candidatus Mycobacterium wuenschmannii genomic DNA carries:
- a CDS encoding polyribonucleotide nucleotidyltransferase has translation MSAAEIDEGVFESTATIDNGSFGTRTIRFETGRLAKQAAGSVVAYLDDETMLLSATTASKSPKDHFDFFPLTIDVEERMYAAGRIPGSFFRREGRPSTDAILTCRLIDRPLRPTFVSGLRNEIQVVITVLSLDPKDLYDVLAINAASASTQISGLPFSGPVGGVRVALIDGQWVAFPTVEQLENAVFDMVVAGRKVDDDVAIMMVEAEATDNVIELVSGGAGAPTESVVAEGLEAAKPFIAALCTAQQELHDAAGKETVEYPLFPDYQDDVYYSVASVATDELSKALTIAGKEERDGRTDELKGEVLERLAGTYEGREKEISAAFRSLTKKLVRQRILSDHFRIDGRGITDIRALGAEVAVIPRAHGSALFERGETQIMGVTTLDMVKMAQQIDSLGPETSKRYMHHYNFPPFSTGETGRVGSPKRREIGHGALAERALMPVLPSVEEFPYAIRQVSEALGSNGSTSMGSVCASTLSLLNAGVPLKAPVAGIAMGLVSDDVEVDGKTERRFVTLTDILGAEDAFGDMDFKCAGTKDFVTALQLDTKLDGIPSQVLAGALAQAKDARLTILEVMAEAIDEPDEMSPHAPRITTIKVPVDKIGEVIGPKGKMINSITEETGAQISIEDDGTVFVGASNGEAAQAAIDKINAIANPQLPKTGERFLGTVVKTTDFGAFVSLLPGRDGLVHISKLGRGKRIAKVEDVVSVGDKLRVEIADIDKRGKISLVLVDEDAAADGGNGDAAPSSETAPADAATASS, from the coding sequence ATGTCTGCTGCTGAAATTGACGAAGGCGTGTTCGAATCGACCGCCACCATTGACAACGGGAGCTTCGGCACCCGCACCATCCGTTTCGAGACCGGCCGGCTGGCCAAGCAGGCCGCCGGCTCCGTCGTCGCCTACCTCGACGACGAGACCATGCTGTTGTCGGCCACGACCGCCAGCAAGAGCCCCAAGGACCACTTCGACTTCTTCCCGTTGACGATCGACGTCGAAGAGCGGATGTACGCCGCGGGCCGCATCCCCGGCTCGTTCTTCCGCCGCGAGGGCCGTCCCTCCACCGACGCGATCCTGACCTGTCGTCTGATCGACCGCCCGCTGCGGCCGACTTTCGTTTCGGGTCTGCGCAACGAGATCCAGGTCGTCATCACGGTTCTGAGCCTGGACCCCAAGGACCTCTACGACGTTCTGGCGATCAACGCCGCGTCGGCGTCGACCCAGATCTCGGGTCTGCCGTTCTCCGGCCCCGTCGGCGGTGTGCGTGTCGCGCTGATCGACGGCCAGTGGGTCGCCTTCCCGACCGTCGAGCAGCTCGAGAACGCCGTGTTCGACATGGTGGTCGCGGGTCGCAAGGTCGACGACGACGTAGCGATCATGATGGTCGAGGCCGAGGCCACCGACAACGTGATCGAGCTCGTTTCCGGCGGCGCGGGAGCGCCGACCGAGAGCGTGGTCGCCGAGGGCCTCGAAGCCGCCAAGCCGTTCATCGCCGCGCTGTGCACCGCGCAGCAGGAGCTGCACGACGCCGCGGGCAAGGAAACCGTCGAGTACCCGCTGTTCCCGGACTATCAGGACGACGTGTACTACTCCGTGGCCTCGGTGGCCACCGACGAGCTCTCCAAGGCGCTCACCATCGCCGGCAAGGAAGAGCGCGACGGCCGTACCGACGAACTCAAGGGCGAGGTCCTCGAGCGTCTCGCCGGCACCTACGAGGGCCGCGAGAAAGAGATCAGCGCGGCGTTCCGTTCGCTGACCAAAAAGCTTGTGCGCCAGCGCATCCTGTCCGACCACTTCCGCATCGACGGCCGTGGCATCACCGACATCCGTGCGCTGGGGGCCGAGGTCGCCGTGATCCCGCGGGCCCACGGCAGCGCGCTGTTCGAGCGCGGCGAGACCCAGATCATGGGCGTCACCACCCTCGACATGGTCAAGATGGCCCAGCAGATCGACTCGCTGGGACCGGAGACCTCCAAGCGCTACATGCACCACTACAACTTCCCGCCGTTCTCCACCGGTGAGACAGGCCGCGTCGGTTCGCCCAAGCGTCGCGAGATCGGCCACGGCGCGCTGGCCGAGCGGGCACTGATGCCCGTGCTGCCCAGCGTCGAGGAGTTCCCGTACGCGATCCGTCAGGTCTCGGAAGCGTTGGGCTCCAACGGATCCACCTCGATGGGCTCGGTCTGCGCCTCGACCCTGTCACTGCTGAACGCCGGTGTGCCGCTGAAGGCCCCGGTCGCCGGTATCGCGATGGGCCTGGTGTCCGACGATGTCGAGGTCGACGGCAAGACGGAGCGTCGCTTCGTCACGCTGACCGACATCCTCGGCGCCGAGGATGCCTTCGGCGACATGGACTTCAAGTGCGCCGGCACCAAGGACTTCGTCACCGCGCTGCAGTTGGACACCAAGCTCGACGGCATCCCGTCGCAGGTGCTGGCCGGTGCGCTGGCGCAGGCCAAGGACGCGCGCCTGACCATCCTCGAGGTGATGGCCGAAGCCATCGACGAGCCGGACGAGATGAGCCCGCACGCGCCGCGGATCACCACGATCAAGGTGCCGGTCGACAAGATCGGTGAGGTGATCGGGCCCAAGGGCAAGATGATCAACTCGATCACCGAGGAGACCGGCGCGCAGATCTCCATCGAGGACGACGGCACCGTGTTCGTCGGCGCCAGCAACGGCGAGGCGGCCCAGGCCGCGATCGACAAGATCAACGCGATCGCCAACCCGCAGCTGCCCAAGACCGGCGAGCGTTTCCTCGGAACCGTGGTCAAGACCACCGATTTCGGTGCGTTTGTCTCGCTGCTCCCGGGCCGCGACGGGCTGGTGCACATCTCCAAGCTCGGCCGTGGCAAGCGGATCGCGAAGGTCGAGGACGTGGTGAGCGTCGGCGACAAGTTGCGTGTCGAGATCGCCGACATCGACAAGCGGGGCAAGATCTCCCTGGTCCTCGTCGACGAAGACGCCGCCGCTGACGGCGGTAACGGCGACGCTGCCCCCAGCTCGGAGACCGCGCCTGCCGATGCCGCGACGGCCAGCAGTTAG
- a CDS encoding M16 family metallopeptidase — protein sequence MPRRPAVSPATQPLRRGRHSSEPSAAFRRTTLPGGLRVVTEYLPGVRSASVGVWVGVGSRDEGATVAGAAHFLEHLLFKSTPTRSAVDIAQAMDAVGGELNAFTAKEHTCYYAHVLDSDLALAVDLVSDVVLNGRCAASDVELERDVVLEEIAMRDDDPEDALADQFLAALFGDHPVGRPVIGSVQSVSSMTRAQLHSFHQRRYTPDRMVVAVAGNVDHDDVVKLVREHFGPRLVRGRHAIAPRKGAGRVTGRPRLTTVNRDAEQTHVFLGVRTPGRHWKQRWALSVLNTALGGGLSSRLFQQVRESRGLAYSVYSSLDTFSDAGALSVYAACLPERFDEVIRVTADVLAEVGRDGITETECRIAKGSLRGGLVLGLEDSSSRMHRIGRGELNYAEHRSIDRTLQELDEVTLAEVNAIARQLLTKPYGAAVLGPHTSKKSLPQQLRTMTR from the coding sequence ATGCCGCGACGGCCAGCAGTTAGTCCCGCGACTCAGCCGTTACGCCGCGGCCGGCACTCTTCTGAGCCGTCCGCGGCGTTCCGGCGCACCACCCTTCCCGGCGGCCTGCGGGTCGTCACCGAATACCTGCCCGGCGTGCGCTCCGCGTCGGTCGGCGTGTGGGTCGGCGTCGGATCGCGCGACGAAGGCGCGACCGTTGCCGGCGCGGCACATTTCCTGGAACACCTGCTGTTCAAATCGACTCCGACCCGCAGCGCGGTCGACATCGCCCAGGCGATGGACGCCGTCGGCGGTGAGCTGAACGCGTTCACCGCCAAGGAGCACACCTGCTACTACGCGCACGTGCTGGACAGCGATCTCGCGCTGGCCGTCGACCTGGTCAGCGACGTCGTGCTCAACGGACGTTGCGCCGCAAGCGATGTCGAGCTCGAACGCGACGTTGTTCTCGAAGAGATCGCGATGCGCGACGACGACCCCGAGGACGCGCTGGCCGACCAATTCCTGGCCGCGCTGTTCGGCGATCATCCCGTGGGCCGTCCGGTGATCGGCAGCGTGCAGTCGGTGTCGTCGATGACGCGGGCCCAGCTGCACTCGTTCCACCAACGGCGCTACACGCCCGATCGGATGGTCGTCGCGGTGGCCGGCAACGTCGACCACGACGACGTCGTGAAGTTGGTGCGTGAGCATTTCGGGCCGCGACTGGTCCGCGGCCGGCACGCGATCGCGCCGCGCAAGGGCGCGGGCCGGGTCACCGGTCGCCCACGCCTGACCACGGTCAACCGCGACGCCGAGCAGACCCACGTCTTTCTCGGGGTGCGCACACCGGGCCGGCACTGGAAGCAGCGCTGGGCGTTGTCGGTGCTGAACACTGCGCTCGGCGGCGGCCTGAGTTCCCGCCTGTTCCAACAGGTTCGGGAGTCTCGCGGGCTGGCGTACTCGGTGTACTCGTCGCTGGACACGTTCTCCGACGCGGGCGCGCTGTCCGTTTACGCCGCCTGCCTGCCCGAGCGCTTCGACGAGGTGATCCGGGTGACCGCAGACGTGCTCGCCGAGGTGGGTCGCGACGGGATCACCGAGACGGAATGCCGGATCGCGAAAGGCTCGCTGCGCGGCGGTCTGGTGCTCGGCCTGGAGGACTCCAGTTCGCGGATGCACCGCATCGGTCGCGGCGAGCTGAATTACGCTGAGCACCGCAGCATCGACCGGACGCTGCAGGAGCTCGACGAAGTCACCCTGGCGGAGGTCAACGCGATCGCGCGCCAACTGCTCACAAAGCCCTACGGCGCAGCCGTTCTGGGCCCACACACATCGAAAAAGTCCCTGCCGCAACAACTTCGGACAATGACAAGGTAG
- a CDS encoding nitronate monooxygenase, translating to MVLGFWDLDVPIVGAPMAGGPGTPALAAAVSNAGGLGFLAGGYISAERLADDITKARAATTGPIGVNLFVPQPSVADVIALDHYAEALDALAEHYDVEVGFPQFGDDDGWEQKLEVIADLRPELVSFTFGAPSPDVLRWFGALGMLLYITVTSAYEAGVAVAAGADGLVVQGPDAGGHRGTFAPDMSPGTEPLTELLDRIGHAHDVPLIAAGGLATAEDVAAVLRRGAAAAQIGTALLLSDEAGTNAAHRSALGHPQFDTTVVTRAFSGRYARGLANDFTRMMDQIAPLGYPEVNQMTSPIRRAAVEIEDPHGTNLWAGTGYRKAQTGPAKDIVDALGHG from the coding sequence ATGGTACTGGGCTTCTGGGATCTGGACGTGCCGATCGTGGGCGCACCGATGGCAGGCGGGCCCGGCACACCCGCGCTGGCAGCGGCGGTGTCCAACGCCGGTGGTCTCGGATTCCTGGCTGGCGGCTACATCAGCGCCGAGCGTCTTGCCGATGACATAACCAAGGCGCGCGCCGCGACGACCGGTCCGATCGGCGTCAACCTCTTCGTGCCACAGCCCAGCGTCGCCGACGTCATCGCGCTGGACCACTACGCCGAGGCACTCGACGCGTTGGCCGAGCACTACGACGTCGAGGTCGGCTTCCCGCAGTTCGGGGACGACGACGGCTGGGAGCAGAAGCTCGAGGTGATCGCCGACCTTCGGCCCGAGTTGGTGTCGTTCACCTTCGGTGCGCCGTCACCGGACGTGCTGCGCTGGTTCGGGGCACTGGGCATGCTCCTCTACATCACCGTGACGTCGGCCTACGAGGCCGGGGTCGCCGTAGCGGCCGGTGCGGACGGCCTGGTCGTGCAGGGGCCCGACGCGGGTGGCCACCGTGGCACGTTCGCGCCGGACATGAGCCCCGGCACCGAACCGCTGACGGAACTGCTGGACCGCATCGGCCACGCCCACGATGTGCCCCTGATCGCCGCCGGCGGTTTGGCGACCGCCGAGGACGTCGCCGCGGTGCTACGACGGGGAGCGGCCGCCGCGCAGATCGGCACCGCGCTGCTGCTATCCGATGAGGCCGGCACCAACGCCGCGCACCGCTCGGCGCTCGGGCATCCGCAATTCGATACGACCGTTGTCACGCGGGCGTTTTCGGGTCGTTACGCCCGCGGACTGGCGAACGACTTCACCCGGATGATGGATCAGATTGCGCCGCTGGGCTATCCGGAGGTCAACCAGATGACCTCGCCGATCCGCCGGGCCGCCGTAGAAATCGAGGACCCGCACGGCACCAACCTGTGGGCGGGCACCGGCTACCGCAAAGCTCAGACCGGGCCGGCCAAGGACATCGTCGACGCCCTCGGCCACGGCTGA